The window GATTAAGGAACATTATCTTGGCTTGCTTTGGATCCACACTAGTGAAGCTTCCTGCCAAAGTGACTTTGGTATTTTTCTTGAAGATGTGGAAGGAATTTTGAAGCTAACAAATCACTACTCGCCTTCTTAGTTAGTAGGCTTTTAGCCAACTTACAGTAGCAGGTGGCCACTGTTGTTGACACCAACAAAGGATAGAACCAATCCAACGAGGAGCATCCTGCGAACAGGGAACAGTAATCAAAGCAGAAAAAGACAAGCATGCCTTACTTATCCATAATGGCACCGAACACCGGCAATGAGGACACGGGGATGAGCTCTTACACATCATAAAAGCGGAGGAGACCCATCGAGGCTTAGAGCATCAGCATCAGACCTCGAAGAATCGGGATGGCAGACATAGCTCTTCTGGTGGCGGAGGACTTCCAGAGGAGCAGAAAACGGTGGGAAACGGAAGAAGAccatgggaggaggaggagagaggagtGCTTCAGTTCCTCGGCTTCCTTCGCTGGTTCGGCTCTCGGAAGGCAGGCCAGGGAGAAGGTATCTTCCTCCAAGGAAGTGGAGACCGCCGTGGAACCACGAAGCTCGTTTGGTGTGGCCGCCTTTGATGGTCTCTTCTCTGCTTGATTTGGGTCATTGTGATGATGTCACTCGTCTCCTTttgattgtgtgtgtgtgtgtgtgtgtgtatgaagAATCTACAATGGATTCTCTTTTCTCCTAAACTATTTAGATTCATCCATCCGAGAGATCGACTCGATTAATTTCACATCACCACTGTTTTGATATCCTTTAAATAGCAAGCACTCGGCAAGCGACAAATTGTGCTGTGCCAAAATTCTTAGCGGCGATCACCTCCCAGAGGTTGCGTTCCGTCTCAGGTGATTTGTCGGGATTTCGACTCGAGAAGATGGTTGCAGCAGAAGATGACGACGACCAAGTGGAGTAGGAAGAACATGAATGCTTCGGATCTGCTCGCAATACACGAGTCTCATTGTTGAATTCTTTGGCGATCACATGGAGCTTCCCGAGGAGAGTGACGAGCATATACGGTGCTCCAAAATTGCCCCAGTTATGGACGGGAACTCTTCCCATCACCGCTTTCCATGCATCATCTTCCTGATCGTACACCTTTATCTGAGCACCCTCCGCAGCAGCATCGCACGGATCCAAGGCATACAATTCGCCGTTCAACACCGTGCTCAGATTACTCCCTATGCTCAAACTAGTCTCCGCCTGCTTGCCCGGCCAACCCTTGCCCATGCCGGCGGGCATATCCACCCAGGTGTTCGTCTTGGGATCGTACATCTCGCCGCCGACATCGGCATAGAATGGATAGCAGTATAGATTCTGAGGCACGCACAGCCTGCCCTTGTACGTCGTCGCTCCCGCCGCAACAGGCCTGGTGAACTTGGAGAACAGCATGCTCGGCACCGGTGCCCACAACCCTGTCCGTGGATCATATACTTCGGCAGACCGTAAAGAAGTTAAACCTTTCTTGCCCCTCGTAATACCGCCGATGACGTAAAGCTTGTCATCCAACACGCTCGTCTTACAGAAAGCCCTTCCGATCGTCATTGGACTCGATTCCTGCCATGAATTGGCACAGGGATCATACCTCCAGACAGACTTGATTGCTGAAGAACTCGACAGTCCACCTAACACATAGAGACATCCGTCGACCGTGCCGACTCCACAACCATAGAATGGCATATTTACCGAGGTATCCGTAGTACCAAGCCAACTTCTAACCATGTCAGCAAATTTGGTGCTTGGATCCATCAGGATCCTTGGCCACAGTCCTAAGGAGCCCCTCTGGGTGTTTGGCATCGGCGGCAACCTTTGCCATCTCCCCGACCGAGGGTCTAAAGCATGCCATGCAAGCTTACCATCTTCGACTTTTGTCAATATGTAAACCCATTCTTCAGTTCTCCCGAGTTCTTTTCTTAACTGATAAACTTCAGCACCAGAGAGAACTGCTCTCCATCTTCGAGAAACCATCTTCATGTTCAGATAGCAAATTCTAGGCACTCTGGCTAAGATCTCTAGTGAAATCTCATCAGGCAAACAAGGGATCAACCTTGTGTTTCCACTACCGTAGTTGGCTGACATCCTTAGCCTCTTACAGTCTTCTAGTTCGAAGGATTTGCGATGCTGCAGTAGTCGAGCTTTGCTACGAGGTAAACTCAAGAATGAACCCATTGGCCTTTTCTCTTTTGGGCCGAATGCTTCGACAACCCTTTCAGAAAACCAACAGTTACAGTCGTCGAGAGAATCTGCAACACGCAACACCAAGCGATCGTCAAACAACAAAAAGGAAGCTTTATTCATTAAACATTTCCAATCATTATAATACACTTctatatgaaataaaaataaagtaATACTTCATGAAACTCATATCTAATAAGAACTTATGAATCATCATAAGCAATAATCATTCTTATGCGATAAACTCATGTACCATATCTAGATCATATACACAATTATCGAGTGACATCCACATACAACATAGGCGATCAGCAGCCATTCGATGGCACATCCCCCAATAGTGAATGAAGAGGCATACTACACAATATGAATTCTATGTTCTCCCAATAACCGACGGAGAGAATTCATGTCGCATTCCCAATAACGAATGAAGCAGTACTCCTCACCAACCAAGGTGAGACACGTTCCTTCCAACAAAGACGAACGGAGGAACCGTTGAGTTGTCACATTTAGCAGTCAGCTCATCCCTAACAATACTAGCCATCCCAAACAAAGTCTTCAAATATTATCATATATCACAATGGTTCATTTCCATTTATTCGTGCATGCATCCAAAGAGACCATGCGATAAAAATATATTGATAGACTATGCTTGGCATATGGCATGAGAGACTCGATCTATTGGTGGCTTTGCACTACGATGGGCTCTTAAGCTACATTCGCATTGACACTTCCAATACGGATCACTCACCATAGCCACATATATCCCATGATAACAATCATATTAATATTATCAACTTCAACGTTAAATATCATTTAAACTTAGAAATTGAAAATCATTCTCAAATTTAATAACATAACTCAATATAAGGCTTTTAAATGTGTTAAATCATAAAATCAAAATGTGTCAATCCCATTACAACCCTTGATTAATCTAAACCCTAGCTGAATTTGTCCAATTGACTCAAGCCGGACATAATTCGACTAGGATTCGACCATATATTATATCCTCATAGACTCGGTATGAAATCATCCTAAACTGGTCTAATTGGACTTGATTGCCCAATTAATAACATAACTTAATATCTTTTAAATGTGTTAAATCATAAAATCAAAATGTGTCAATCTCGTTACAACCCTTAATTAATCTATACCCTAGCTGAATTTGTCCGACTGACTCAAACCAGACATAATTCAGCTAGGATCCGACCACATATCCTTATCGACTCAGTCTGAAATCATCATAAACTGGTCTAATTGGTCTAACTTGGGCCAAACAGGCTTATTAAACCTATCTATCAAAATTGATCTAGAATCACCCTAAACCGACATGAACGAGTCAAATTGGTCTGGTTCAGCCAAGATACAAGGCTCAGATTAGGCCACAAGGAGCCACGGGGCTAGCTTGCACGTGGCACACTTTTGGGCCCTTGTGGGCCATTGGCCTGGCCCAAtcgaatcaattttaatttttccaTTTTATATTACACCTATAAATTTTAATTTGTCCTCTTTTAGTACAACATGTAATTGAATAATGCAATCTAATTCAATGCAACATGAAATTCTAATGAAATCAATAATAAACAAACTTGCTTaatgaatgcatgcatgcatgaaattcTTTAAATAAACATGCTAAACTAAATACTTAAGATGTTGCAAAATGGTTAAATCCACTTAAAATGAATGGtttcataaaattaattaatcaaatcaaatcaaatccacTGTAAATAAAATTACATTTCATTAATCCTGATCCGAAGTTAAACTAATTCGAGTGATATTATCATCTATCTATCATGATCTTTTAAAGTATAATATTTTACCGGATTCGAATTTTTCAAAAACATtagcaaataaaaaatttaaaataaaggaaaaaaaaaaaaatagagggcCGACCTCTCCTCCCCGAAGACGGTCGTCGCTCTCCTCTTGACACTATTGATGAATTGATGAGAGGTGTGACCAGAGAGGAAGAAGGGTTCTCTCAAGGAAGCAAATTTTTTTGGATTAATCATTTGATTAATTAACCCGTCACTTAGGGAAGTATTTCTAATTCGGCTAAGGAAAAAATGAATACGACTAAACAAAGAAAATCCCAATCCCTAATTAAAGAATTTTCAATTtaggaaatgaaagaaaaaatatcCATCGATGGCAACGATTTCTTTGCGGAAGCACAGATAGAACAACGAATCAACAAACAGAagccaaataaaaaagaaaagatcgaaCTTTGATCCACCCAGAAGCCAAATCAACCCAATTAATCGAGAAGCTTCGAGATCCATAAAAACGACCCCAAAATCGAAACTTTTTTGATGCAGCTCGAGAATGGGGGCGTACCTTGCGAAGAAGAGCGACGAAACCCTAACCAGGGCTTCATTACCCTGCTAAAGACAGAAAGCAGCAAGTAGATATAGCtccactgctctctctctctctctctctctctctctctctctctctctctctccaagatCTACAAAAACGACCCCAAAATCGAAACTTTTTTGATGCAGCTCGAGAATGGTGGCATACCTTGCAAGGAAGAGCGACGAAACTCTAACCAGGGCTTCATTCTCCTGCCAAAGACAGAAAGCAACAAGTAGATAAAGCTTCACTGCTCTCTCTCCAAGATCTACAAAAACGACCCAAAAATCGAAACTTTTTTTATGCAACTCGAGAATGGGGGCATACCTTGCATAGAAAAGCGACGAAACCCTAACCAGGGCTTCATTCCCCAGCCAAAGACCGAAAGCGGTAAGTAGATATAGcttcactgctctctctctctctctctctctcggtaagGAGATATCGTCTCGCTCTTCGCTTGTCTATATATAACATAATCTGGACACAGTAAAACCATGCGTCAAGTGGACACATCCAAATCTGGACATCAGCATCCGCCATTTTCTTACATCATCCTCCTTTTTTTTCCCCATTTTGCGGCCTGGTTTTTCCAATTTTGCGGCTGTAAAATAATGGAAACCTGATTCGTTATTTCTTTTCCTACCTTCCTATATTAATGGAAAAAAGAATAGTCAATGGCATAACTCTGCAACcaacaaattaaaatatgcattatTTTTTTGGATATAACAACGATTTAGATGTGAGTTCATATTggatccttccttccttccttctttgAGCTACAAtcaccttccttccttccttctttgAGCTACAATCATCTATAATTAGATGCGGGTTTCCATCGGTGAGGCTCCCCTAAATTTCCGGAGCCAtcaatcaaagctttctccaagtGGTCATGCGTATGGTTGGGATAATGGGAATGCTTTGGATAGAAATCTATCTCAACTTGACTTGATGTCAACCCTAATTGTCCATATCTCAAATGCAAACAATTATTCGGCATGATAATGTGGCAGGGATGTTGGGAGTATATTGAGGGTCGAGTGTTTGTGTTTGGAAAATGCCTCCTTGTTCGATCATGTCAACATCACAGACTGTAGTAAGTACTAAATGGCATTGAATCCGATGAGGTGATGAGATCACCAGATGAGTTCACAAAGGATGACAGTGAGATCGATAGATGACTTCACATAGGAGGGGAGGCTCTCTTTGATGATGTGGAACGACAAGTTACATTAGATATTTCATCGAGTCTAATCTCATGTACGATGGATGGGTGATTCATGATTCGAAATCTTAATTTTTGGATCATCGTGTAAGATCTTAAACTAATCGGAGCATAAGTAAGATTTAACTCGGAACTACTTGGACGGTAGGTCTGAACGTAACCTCAGGCAGCATCTTTGGATGGATATGGATGGAAGACGAGACTTGAGGAGGGGAGGGGGGATTATTACTAGTCAATGTCATCATCGTAGTAGGAGAAAACTAAAAAAGTTAGTATTACCGTTTAGCAACCAGTCAACTTTATTTACTTACCATAGGAGGAGGATGTGCTCATAGTCTTCTTCGTGTCCTCTCCAGCATTAAATGTGATAGCCATGATCGTGAGTTGGCATTTAGCTTATTGATAATGGCAGTATTCAAATAGCCCCTAAAAGAACTCTAGAATTTGGCCAGTCTGTCTTTCATCTCCTTTTTCCAGCATGAAAACAACTGTGGACAAAAGAGCCAGTGTGCAAGCAAGAAGAAGAGCCAAGTCTCCTCGGCCGGGCCACCATGCACAAACAGTAGGAAAAGCTATGCCCGAGAGAGTCGGTAAGTGTCTCCACGGTGGTCCATATGAATGAATGAACTAATAATAAGGTGTTGTTGGTGTTTCCAGGTAAAAAAAGTCTGATTGGTatccaataaaataaaaaaaaaaagagtatcgtTCATTAGAGTCGACAATTGGATAGTGCTAAACTACTCTACTCAGCAAGAAGCATAAAAGAGTACCCTTACATCATACCGTCGTCTCAGCAGCTAAGCTACGCTACAACATGTCCTTTTACTAACTACTGAATATATTTTCCCTGCTGGTTGGTCTCTCACAGGACAGCAGATGATAAAAACCTAATGGAGATCTGAATAAGAGAGATGGGACTCTCATCTGACAAACATCTGGACCTATAGGCATCAAGTTGTCTGCAAAACTACACACCATTTAACAAACAAACTACTTTCTTGCTGCAGCTTGGAGCTCTACCTATCCCTTGATGCTGCCTTTGCCCTGTGCTGCAAGCTTGGATGCTACCACTTCTTCGGACAAGGGTAAGTAATAGATCCTGGGGGTAGCCTTGGTTTTTCGAAAGAGATCATCAAGTGTCAATGCAGGTGGTTCTGGCTCCGTGgaaggtggcggcggtggcggggGAAGTCGCTCTCTTACGGTAGGTGCATCAGACAGTGTCGGAGGTTTTGCAAGGGGAGGAGGCAGCTGCTGCCTAAAAGAATGTTGACGAGTAGGGGGTTGGGCTGCCTGAGGTGGTTGAAAGTTTGTAGCCTTGGCTGCGCTCGGGCTTGGGCTGATAGGTGCCGGTGATTGCGGTGGGGCATCAACACGTGCCTTGACTTCTTGGGGATCAACAAACTCTGCGATCAGAAGATTCCCACCATTGGGAGGCCACTGGAGATTGTAAACAGCATTTCGTGTAccattggcttcctccaccgaagaATACTGCAAATGATAAACAGAGTTAAGAAATGTTCAAACACAGGGAGAGAGAACTATGATGGATACCTAGATTACAAAGTTCAAAGAATGCACATTACTATTCCTAATTGCTGATGACCATTTCAGCAGCTGAGCTCCATACCATTGGCATAAACCAATTTTAAACCAtagttcaagacaaaaggcagcaagcaagcaagcagagTGAGCAAGTATCCTTTTTATTATTCAGTAAACAATGAGAGAAAATTGACAAGTGTACCAGTCTATGGCTTGAAGTTTTTCAGTTTTCACCATCTTTGATAGTTAGAATATTCTAATTTTCAAAGGCATTACATCATGACTTTTAAGATCATATTGCCTTATTCAACCGACAAGGTTCCTACAAAAAGTGGCCAGACATAAAAGTCTAAGTTCCAAAGCTGATAATTGGATGTCAAATAACTTGTTTCATTCACTTAGTTCTTTGTCAGTGCTCCTTTCTCTCATCTTTCCTTTTTCCATTCCACAGGACACCCTAACATTCCCCCTCACCCTCCTCCCCTCCCTTTTCGCCATTAAGGATATGAAGCTCCATCTGACAAACAGCATCCACCATAAAATGCACAACCAGATGGCACATAGCTAACAAAGAAGGATGAACAGTTACAAATTACTATTGCAGAAAAGGCAGCAAACGGGTGGCCAATAGCCAATCTAGATGCTAGCCAGTTGCCTAACATTCTTCCTCAAACAGTCAAGATGCTAACAAAGGAGTAACAATAGAAGTGATTTGAAAATCAACAAGAACTATATATAATGAAAAGCCAAAACAATAGATATCTATTCaatttaatttcataatcaaaacaaCCTTCCTCAAACATGAtatagaaaagtaaaaaaaaaaagaactgtgGAAAACCTTAACAAccagaatttttttataataagagAAAACAAATGGATACAAAGTGAGAAATAGAAATGAGAGAAGAATTAATGTCATCACCCTCTTTTCCTTCATCTTTAGGGTAGGATCGAGAAAAACAGTTTAAAGGTTTCATCTTAAAGCCTAGCGGTTTCAaccatcttcttgatttaatagtCAAGAATAGGCTTGGTATCTCTCAAGTAACCACCAAATGAAGAATAATGAGGGTTGAGATGAAGCCTTCAAACTATAAACTTGGCCAGTGGCCCCAACACATGAGCAAGTCCGCTGTCTCCTAATCAGTGCATTCATGTCACaatgtttaataatatatttatcttacAGTGAGGCATGAGACCCAATAATAAAATTTGAGCCAGTAATATTTAATTGTTTGATTCATGGGCCACTAGAAAGTTGATCCAGACTTATGCTCAACAGCCAGATTAAACTGAGCCTAGGCATTCCTCAGCTGTTAGGTATCTGCCTAGGTGTAGATTGATAGATGATTGTCAAGGTCCAAGCAAAGACACAAAGAAGGCAACCTCCTGCCACCCTAACAGTCAccatttttatcaaaaaatttaaatgtaTGGAACATCTACAAAAACAATCCTGATATAAATACTGATACATGCTATCTTTTTCTCCCTTGAtgtctaaaaaaaatttaatataagatTATAAATGAGCAGAATCATACACAAAATTAATGATTGAACTAGTCAGTCCTACTGTAAGAAACTAAATGGCAAGCAAAGGTGAAAACCAATATAACTGTGAATTATGATAACAAAATGGCAATAAATATAAGAGCTAAGAAAAACATAATAAAGCACGAACAACATACGGTCACATAGCAATGGGTTTTGATGTGGTCCATCCAGAAACTGCAGATGGTTCCAGTTTTTGCAAGCAGTTCTTGAACTGCTTTCAAAGTGAAGGGACGCAAGAACTTGTCAATTCTCAGTGAAGTGGTTGCAGGCTTCTGTGATGGAGGCACTGCAATGTAGACAACATTCAGTCAAATAAAATCATTTACATTTGACACAAACATTGTGGATATGAAGTATCTTAATCTCACCAATGCGTTCCTTCTGGGCATCTCCGCTGGGCTTTGAATCAGACTTCGGGAATATCCGTCTAGGAGTTGGTTGAAATGCATCCTTAGGTGTACTTGATGTACCAAGATTGGATGCTTGTTCAGGAACTTTTATGGTTTCTGAATTCCAGCGGCGTTGCCTCTTCGGAGGCTCACTGCTTCCAACAGCTTCTTGGTCTGAACCAAAGAATCGTTTGAAAAACAGAAACAGATTAATACTGGAATACTGCTTATAATACAGAATCATCTAATTCAGAAAGGAATTGCCCAGCATTATACATGAGTTATTTCTAAACAGCCAAAAAAATAGCAGAATGCAAGCAACCAAGAAAGACAAACGCAAAGTAACTTCACAAATCAGATTCTGATGTGTTCAATTGTGGATATTTGTTATATTCATAAATAGATATGGCTCAATACTAGCAATAACCAAGAGACAGTGatcctacaaaagaagaaatctgACACATGGCTACTTATACTGTCTGGATACATTGTTGCTTATACACTCCACATAAAATAGGACTGACTTATTCCTGCAAAGAGGAAGGCTATTTACATTGATAGAATCATGGTCATCCAAGTTGCCAAGAGGCAACTACATGAATAAAATCAATTAACAAGATTATCATGGGGCAAGGCCCATCCTTCAGACACAAGAATAAAATCAATTAGCTAACAGTGTAAGCTTGAAAAAAATGCCACAATCAGATAATTTACCAATATGATAAAAGGTAACCATCATTCCATAATGATAAACTACATGAAGCCAGACCAATCATGTATTTGTTAATTGGATGTCAGTCCATAACATAACTATTCATAAAATCAGCTAACAAACAGGTACCAAATAATCTTAGTTTGTATCTTATAGTGAAGAGGCTTTGCTAGTACGCACATCATCCACGGCAGATTTCAGAACATAACAGTTGCACCTGTCAATCTGTCATTAACTTGCTTGATTACAAACTATAGGCTACTAAGATCAGCAATTGATAATATACCATAAAGATGACAAAGTGTTGATGTCTAGAAGCAGACCAACATTGCAACAACTCAATCCAATAGTCTGAGGGTCTGAGATGTGAATCAACTTCACATTTAACATAGTATGCAGTTAATACCCACTTTATTATGAGAGAGACAAAATTAAGCTGTTCTGGATATTCCCAACAGATCTTGTCCTTGAGAACCAGAGAGCATCACATCAACTCAAAATCAACCTGAAAATATGAACCTAGACCTGTTAGATCAAACCAACCCAAGCAGACACTTGACACTTTTAAGATAACCTGTCAGGTTCATGGTTCAGGTTTGGGCTAAAGATATAATGGCCACTTGGGTTGTGTTCAGCTCATTGAGTTTTGAGCCATCAGATTAGGGCATCTTCATCCAGCAGATCATTGTGGACCAAAGGTCACAGCACAAAGTGAGAACAGCCCACACTGAATTTGCGTAGCCCACCCATGTAATAGTTCACAGCCACCCATCACGTTAGAACATATTCAACTTTTTTAGCACTTCGATTGGGCTTGTacaaattgacagtaatatctgtCATAGCTTTCCTTTATTCCCTCCAGTGGTGGTCAGAGAGGTCATCTTCAGCTTCTTTTGAAAACTAGAAAAGGACAATAGAACTTGTCAAGATACAAAGGCAGAAATCAAGCATTTCTTTTGCGGTTCAGCAACCGGGTTGATGGATTggcatttggattttttttttttcttcccttcCTTCTCAACACTCTTGTACTATGGCATTTTCTCAAAGATTGAAACTTGATTTCACACCAAGGATGAGATGAGGATCTTTCCTTTGTTCAAGGTCCAACTCAGCagagatatttaaaaaaaaaaagaacaagaagaagaagaagagcacatCCTATCATTTGAAGCCTCCTGTTAAAACAACATATACTGAACCATGCTAAGATCGCCATTAAATTCAAGATAAGATCATCCTCCTAAATTCTCTCCAACTAGCATGTCTCCAAGTCTCTAGTTACCCAATGGCTTCAATGTTAatacttttctatgattctagacAAACTAGATTAGCAGGTTGTTATATGTAACATATAAGCAATCATTCTATCCTTTGCACATTTAGTAACATGAAAATTGCAAAAAGAGAAGTCCTCGCTATATAGGAACAAAATGGTAAAAGAAGCAAAGACAGAGATCAGAATTGCAATGAACAATATTACAAATGATTGTGTCAATATCATAGctgtaaataaattaaattacttaCAAAAAAATTGCACCAAGTATTTTTCCATAGCTGCAAATCTACTTGTTATAATAAGCCCATGTGGTGGGTTCATAAATGGTATAGTTCATCTTCTATATATCTTTAATGCAAGTCACTATTGCTTAAATAGGACATTTACAAAGGCCAAGCATATGCACATTCTACGATAAGCACCTACACATGCATTTTGTTACAAAAAGTACAGAACAGCCAAGAAAACACAAAACTGAAAACACAACCACCACTTCCTTTGCTGAAGTAGCTAACACATCTCCCATGCGTGCAAAACTTATACAAATTTAGACAATGATTTACTTCCCTCTTCTCACAAAAAGTTCATTAGGTGTATTGGCTGAGAAGcacttgacaaaaaaaaaaaatccaaactaGCTACTGCATAGGCGACCTTATTTTGAGATTGTCAATCCTCAACAAGAATCATGGGTAACTGTGTTCTATTTAAATCTAAAGCTAGAGTTCACCTGAAAAGAAAACAACTTGATACTGAAAAGAAATTCCTTAAGACATTTCAGCATAAATATCAAACCAGTTCTTTGAGTAAGGCTATAAATCTAAAACATCAGATACTTCCATGGTGATTTATTTATTAAGGACAGTTATAAAAAAACAAATCACAGCTCCTTGAAAAATGAAGACCTAATCTAAGTTCAACCTAGTATGGATCATGTATAACACCAAAGACCAAAAAAATATAGCAAACTAGCTAGAATTTCATCATGTATCTTAACTTAAAAGAA of the Musa acuminata AAA Group cultivar baxijiao chromosome BXJ3-2, Cavendish_Baxijiao_AAA, whole genome shotgun sequence genome contains:
- the LOC103976718 gene encoding F-box/kelch-repeat protein At1g22040 isoform X2, giving the protein MKPWLEFRRSSLQDSLDDCNCWFSERVVEAFGPKEKRPMGSFLSLPRSKARLLQHRKSFELEDCKRLRMSANYGSGNTRLIPCLPDEISLEILARVPRICYLNMKMVSRRWRAVLSGAEVYQLRKELGRTEEWVYILTKVEDGKLAWHALDPRSGRWQRLPPMPNTQRGSLGLWPRILMDPSTKFADMVRSWLGTTDTSVNMPFYGCGVGTVDGCLYVLGGLSSSSAIKSVWRYDPCANSWQESSPMTIGRAFCKTSVLDDKLYVIGGITRGKKGLTSLRSAEVYDPRTGLWAPVPSMLFSKFTRPVAAGATTYKGRLCVPQNLYCYPFYADVGGEMYDPKTNTWVDMPAGMGKGWPGKQAETSLSIGSNLSTVLNGELYALDPCDAAAEGAQIKVYDQEDDAWKAVMGRVPVHNWGNFGAPYMLVTLLGKLHVIAKEFNNETRVLRADPKHSCSSYSTWSSSSSAATIFSSRNPDKSPETERNLWEVIAAKNFGTAQFVACRVLAI
- the LOC103976718 gene encoding F-box/kelch-repeat protein At1g22040 isoform X1, with amino-acid sequence MKPWLGFRRSSSQDSLDDCNCWFSERVVEAFGPKEKRPMGSFLSLPRSKARLLQHRKSFELEDCKRLRMSANYGSGNTRLIPCLPDEISLEILARVPRICYLNMKMVSRRWRAVLSGAEVYQLRKELGRTEEWVYILTKVEDGKLAWHALDPRSGRWQRLPPMPNTQRGSLGLWPRILMDPSTKFADMVRSWLGTTDTSVNMPFYGCGVGTVDGCLYVLGGLSSSSAIKSVWRYDPCANSWQESSPMTIGRAFCKTSVLDDKLYVIGGITRGKKGLTSLRSAEVYDPRTGLWAPVPSMLFSKFTRPVAAGATTYKGRLCVPQNLYCYPFYADVGGEMYDPKTNTWVDMPAGMGKGWPGKQAETSLSIGSNLSTVLNGELYALDPCDAAAEGAQIKVYDQEDDAWKAVMGRVPVHNWGNFGAPYMLVTLLGKLHVIAKEFNNETRVLRADPKHSCSSYSTWSSSSSAATIFSSRNPDKSPETERNLWEVIAAKNFGTAQFVACRVLAI